A DNA window from Maribellus comscasis contains the following coding sequences:
- a CDS encoding FAD-dependent oxidoreductase has translation MKSFMSVFLICFFIHAVGHDKVILLETESFQNRGGWVIDQQFMDEMGSPFLLAHGLGNPVADAETTFEIQQPNKYYVWVRTRDWVGPWKKTGVSEAKKATGFPGKFKVLIDGQKLEPTFGTGKAEWHWQSGGSIQLRKGKHRIVLHDLTGFEGRCDAICITARKNFVPPQSLKKLEKFRKKTGALTEVKDQGEFDLVVVGGGIAGICAAISGARLGLKVALVQNRPVLGGNNSSEVRVWLGGKVNFEPYPKIGNIVNELEQKNKGHYGLENKGEYYEDDRKETLVRNEKNISLFLNFHANKTETKKNEIKAVFAQNIKTGERIKITGRYFADCTGNGSIGALSGAEFQMTEKGHMGRCNLFNFIETETEQAFPKCPWALDLSDKPFPGRGDNKGVYGNLGLKAMGSWFWESGFDHDPILEGEYIRDWNFRAAFGAWDCLKNVDNQYPKHRFNWMAHISGLRESRRLLGDVMLTFEDIQNDKKYEDGCVPTSWSLDLHLPFEPYYKGFEGDGFISYDHHEKYKVPYWVPYRCLYSKNIKNLFMAGRDISVTHEALGVVRVMRTGGMMGEVVGMAAKICVEEECNPREVYEKYLDILKSFLWEGIPSK, from the coding sequence ATGAAATCGTTTATGTCTGTTTTTCTAATTTGTTTTTTTATTCATGCTGTTGGGCACGACAAAGTGATTTTGTTAGAAACCGAATCTTTTCAAAACAGAGGTGGCTGGGTAATCGACCAGCAATTTATGGACGAAATGGGCTCGCCTTTTTTATTGGCTCACGGACTAGGTAATCCGGTTGCTGATGCAGAAACAACTTTCGAAATTCAACAACCAAATAAATATTATGTTTGGGTGCGAACACGGGATTGGGTTGGACCATGGAAAAAGACAGGGGTATCAGAGGCAAAAAAGGCAACAGGTTTTCCCGGAAAATTTAAAGTGTTGATTGATGGCCAAAAATTGGAACCAACTTTTGGCACTGGAAAAGCAGAATGGCACTGGCAATCCGGGGGAAGTATTCAATTGAGAAAAGGGAAGCATAGAATTGTGCTGCACGATCTGACAGGCTTTGAAGGCCGTTGCGATGCGATTTGTATTACAGCACGTAAAAATTTTGTTCCTCCTCAATCGTTAAAAAAGTTAGAGAAATTTCGTAAAAAAACGGGGGCACTCACAGAAGTAAAAGACCAGGGGGAATTTGATCTGGTCGTGGTCGGTGGAGGCATCGCGGGAATTTGTGCAGCCATTTCCGGTGCACGTTTAGGTCTTAAGGTTGCCTTGGTTCAGAACCGTCCGGTGTTGGGGGGAAACAATAGTTCGGAGGTTCGGGTGTGGCTGGGTGGAAAAGTAAACTTTGAACCCTATCCCAAAATTGGAAATATTGTAAATGAACTGGAGCAAAAAAACAAAGGCCATTACGGGCTTGAAAACAAAGGCGAATATTACGAGGATGATAGGAAGGAAACATTGGTTAGAAATGAAAAAAATATTTCACTCTTCCTTAACTTTCATGCCAACAAAACAGAAACTAAAAAGAATGAAATAAAAGCAGTCTTTGCCCAAAACATAAAGACTGGTGAACGAATAAAAATTACAGGAAGGTATTTTGCCGATTGCACAGGAAATGGATCAATTGGAGCGTTGTCCGGAGCTGAATTCCAAATGACTGAAAAAGGGCACATGGGACGTTGCAACCTCTTTAATTTTATTGAAACCGAAACGGAGCAAGCTTTCCCAAAGTGTCCTTGGGCACTCGATTTATCCGACAAACCATTTCCGGGAAGAGGCGATAACAAGGGAGTTTATGGAAATTTAGGTTTGAAGGCAATGGGCTCCTGGTTTTGGGAAAGTGGTTTTGATCATGATCCGATTTTAGAAGGAGAGTACATTCGCGATTGGAATTTTCGTGCAGCATTTGGTGCCTGGGATTGTCTTAAGAATGTGGACAATCAATACCCAAAACATAGATTTAACTGGATGGCTCACATTTCCGGGCTGCGCGAATCACGCAGATTATTAGGCGATGTTATGCTTACTTTTGAAGACATTCAAAACGACAAAAAGTACGAAGATGGTTGTGTGCCAACTTCCTGGTCACTGGACTTGCATTTACCATTCGAACCTTATTATAAAGGTTTCGAAGGCGATGGTTTTATCTCTTACGACCACCACGAAAAATACAAAGTACCTTATTGGGTACCCTATCGTTGTTTGTATTCAAAAAATATAAAGAATCTTTTTATGGCAGGTCGTGATATTAGTGTAACGCATGAAGCATTGGGAGTTGTTCGGGTAATGCGCACCGGCGGAATGATGGGCGAAGTGGTTGGAATGGCTGCAAAAATTTGTGTTGAAGAAGAATGTAATCCGAGAGAGGTTTATGAAAAGTACCTTGATATTCTAAAATCCTTTTTATGGGAAGGAATCCCATCGAAATAG
- a CDS encoding arylsulfatase, translating to MIQKRLTTIILLLMLCLTIFAQRKRPNIVVILADDMGYSDIGCTGSEIETPNLDALAESGVLFTNCYNTSRCCPTRASLLTGLYQHQAGYGHMDSDLGYPAYQGRFRNNVVTIAQVLQKNNYRTIMLGKWHLGHEKEYDPLARGFDRMYGIPKGGGVYFYPCVGRDRQVYLNKELVTPDSTWYSTDAFTDYAIEFSREAITDNKPFFMYLAYIAPHFPLQAWPGDINKYRGKYSKGYEFYRQQRFEKQKRLGIIEATTKLSTPDYDEWDSLEDKEKEDLKMAIYAAQIDRMDQNIGRLVSMLKEQGELDNTIILFFSDNGGTDANLNAFPEAELGSRDSWTAYGKNWGNVSNTPYRKYKTFTHEGGIITPLIVHWPKGIKSVGRLSHEPVHITDIFPTILSLTQTKYPKRLKGQELVPLVGTDIMPLVHGEKQKPNKTMFFEHQGNQAARIGNWKLVKTHNLNWELYNLKKDPTELNNLINKQKVIADSLKNQFNHWAEQCGLKPWPVNKNNSNNENH from the coding sequence ATGATACAAAAAAGATTGACCACAATTATCCTACTTCTCATGTTGTGTTTAACAATATTTGCACAGAGGAAGCGCCCCAATATTGTAGTCATTTTAGCAGATGATATGGGATACTCAGATATTGGGTGCACGGGTTCTGAAATTGAAACACCAAATTTAGATGCATTGGCTGAAAGTGGAGTGCTGTTTACAAATTGTTACAACACTTCTCGTTGTTGTCCTACACGTGCCAGTTTGCTCACTGGATTATATCAGCACCAGGCTGGATATGGCCACATGGACAGCGATTTGGGATACCCGGCATATCAGGGGCGTTTTAGGAATAATGTTGTGACCATAGCTCAGGTCTTACAGAAAAATAATTATCGCACCATTATGCTTGGTAAATGGCATTTAGGGCATGAAAAAGAATACGATCCGCTTGCACGTGGTTTCGACAGGATGTATGGAATTCCCAAAGGGGGAGGTGTTTATTTCTATCCCTGCGTTGGTCGCGACAGACAGGTTTATTTGAATAAAGAACTGGTGACTCCTGATTCTACCTGGTATTCTACAGATGCTTTTACCGACTATGCCATTGAGTTTTCCCGGGAGGCTATAACAGACAACAAGCCTTTTTTTATGTATCTCGCCTATATAGCCCCACATTTCCCCCTACAGGCATGGCCTGGGGATATTAACAAATACCGGGGGAAATATTCCAAAGGTTATGAATTTTATCGCCAACAACGCTTTGAGAAACAAAAAAGACTGGGAATTATTGAAGCAACTACAAAACTTTCGACACCTGATTATGATGAGTGGGATTCGCTGGAAGACAAGGAAAAAGAAGATTTGAAAATGGCTATTTATGCAGCACAAATAGACCGAATGGATCAAAATATTGGTCGCTTGGTTTCTATGCTCAAAGAACAAGGCGAACTGGACAATACCATAATCTTATTTTTTTCGGATAACGGCGGAACAGATGCGAATTTAAACGCTTTTCCCGAAGCCGAATTGGGCTCGCGCGACTCCTGGACTGCATATGGCAAAAATTGGGGTAATGTAAGTAATACACCCTATCGGAAATACAAAACATTTACGCATGAAGGTGGTATAATAACACCGTTGATTGTGCATTGGCCAAAGGGAATTAAGTCTGTCGGAAGGTTGTCGCACGAACCAGTACACATTACTGATATTTTCCCAACCATATTGTCACTGACACAGACGAAGTACCCTAAAAGGCTGAAGGGACAGGAATTGGTGCCTTTGGTAGGTACTGACATCATGCCACTTGTACATGGCGAAAAACAGAAACCAAATAAAACTATGTTTTTCGAACACCAGGGAAATCAGGCCGCCCGGATTGGAAACTGGAAACTTGTTAAGACACATAATCTTAATTGGGAATTATACAATTTAAAAAAGGATCCGACCGAATTAAATAACCTTATCAATAAACAAAAGGTTATAGCCGATTCTTTGAAGAACCAGTTTAATCATTGGGCAGAGCAATGTGGTTTAAAACCCTGGCCTGTAAATAAAAATAATAGTAACAATGAAAACCATTAA